The proteins below come from a single Faecalibaculum rodentium genomic window:
- the epsC gene encoding serine O-acetyltransferase EpsC: MNKIQFALSQIKSIKQRDPSLKSTLEILFFPGFRAMNTWFSAHKLYLKGHYALARFLSLRAQQKTGIDIHPGAQIGTDFFIDHGSGVVIGETCIIGDHVTLYQGVTLGATGKTTGNRHPILQNNTVIGAGAKIIGRITIGHDARIGAGSVIIRDVPPYTTMVPAPARPVRYRNHKLPVLTVERLNSRMEEELRYIRNTEERLERKMRCLERKRRSTPCREPERLRH, from the coding sequence ATGAATAAGATTCAATTCGCTTTATCACAAATTAAATCGATCAAACAGCGTGATCCATCGTTGAAAAGCACCCTGGAAATCCTGTTTTTCCCCGGTTTTCGGGCTATGAATACCTGGTTTTCGGCTCACAAGCTCTATCTCAAGGGACATTACGCACTGGCCCGGTTTTTGTCCCTTAGGGCACAGCAGAAAACCGGAATCGATATCCATCCCGGTGCCCAGATCGGGACAGATTTTTTCATTGACCATGGCAGTGGTGTGGTGATTGGAGAGACCTGTATCATTGGCGATCATGTGACCCTGTATCAGGGCGTCACACTTGGAGCGACCGGCAAGACAACCGGCAATCGTCATCCAATCCTTCAGAACAACACGGTCATTGGCGCAGGAGCCAAAATCATTGGCCGGATCACCATTGGACACGATGCACGGATCGGAGCCGGTTCAGTGATCATTCGGGATGTACCGCCATACACCACCATGGTGCCTGCTCCGGCCAGGCCTGTCAGATACAGGAATCATAAACTGCCGGTTCTGACGGTGGAAAGACTGAACAGCCGGATGGAGGAAGAGCTTCGCTATATCCGCAATACAGAAGAACGGCTGGAACGAAAAATGCGTTGTCTGGAAAGAAAAAGACGTTCCACCCCCTGCAGGGAGCCGGAACGTCTCAGGCATTGA